In Dyadobacter subterraneus, a single genomic region encodes these proteins:
- a CDS encoding response regulator transcription factor, translating into MKTILIVEDDRRIAQNIYRGLHAENFEAEIAYDGITGKNLALSKKFDLILLDVNLPGLKGYDVCQQIRVYKPSIPIIMLTAYGEVEDKVEGLNKGANDYIVKPFDFRELMARINAALRVSELNNPETENQTLRIADLELNVGTKEVIRAGKSIELTAKEFALLEYFLMHRGRVVSKMDLAEHVWHLNFDPGTNVVEVYINYLRKKIDKNFDTKLIHTRPGLGYIMKEE; encoded by the coding sequence ATGAAAACCATACTCATTGTCGAAGACGACAGGCGCATTGCCCAAAATATTTACCGTGGACTGCATGCTGAAAATTTTGAAGCGGAAATTGCGTACGACGGTATTACAGGTAAAAATCTGGCTTTAAGTAAAAAGTTTGATCTGATTTTGCTGGATGTGAACCTTCCGGGTCTGAAAGGTTATGACGTTTGTCAGCAAATCCGTGTTTACAAACCTTCAATTCCAATCATCATGCTGACTGCTTATGGTGAAGTTGAAGATAAAGTTGAAGGATTGAACAAAGGAGCGAATGATTATATCGTCAAACCGTTTGATTTCAGGGAATTAATGGCACGTATCAATGCGGCTTTACGCGTCTCTGAATTGAATAATCCGGAAACAGAAAACCAGACCTTACGTATAGCTGATCTTGAATTAAACGTTGGTACCAAAGAAGTTATCCGAGCCGGAAAATCTATTGAACTGACGGCAAAGGAATTTGCCCTACTGGAATATTTTCTAATGCATCGCGGACGGGTGGTTTCTAAAATGGATCTGGCAGAGCATGTCTGGCATTTGAATTTTGATCCGGGCACAAATGTTGTGGAAGTTTATATTAATTATTTGCGTAAGAAAATTGACAAAAATTTCGATACCAAACTGATCCATACCCGGCCAGGTTTGGGATATATTATGAAAGAAGAATGA
- a CDS encoding sensor histidine kinase, whose translation MKIKDRIALQFTLMVAVILLLFSAAIYSLSARYRQEEFYDRLKSKAQTTCRLLVKVKGIDKDLLKIIDKNTLTEMLDEKVLIFNSKDELVYSSVDDKLITYHAELLKEVRANKEMEFLQDDSETIGLLYQEGDEPLVVLASAFDKFGRNKLDNLLQILAWGLVGGIGLTVALGIYFASNSLKPISLINQQVSQITAHNLAQKLDEGNRKDEIAQLAINFNTVLDRLNKAFEQQKSFVSHASHELRTPLAALKSEIQLGQRFTKNNPELEEVFENLFSDTERLISITNNLLFLARSIENMGNMKSTSVRIEDIAFLAKEEILSSFPNYNILIDYISIPENENDTVIDGNEELLKRVLLNLIDNACKYSSNHTARVLIDTNESNCVVKVIDEGIGISQEDIPYLFDPFYRSSHTSEVPGFGIGLSICQRIIDLHHGTIKVTSELGKGSEFQVSLRHV comes from the coding sequence GTGAAAATAAAAGACCGGATCGCCCTGCAATTTACCCTGATGGTAGCTGTAATACTTCTGCTTTTTTCAGCAGCAATTTACAGTTTATCAGCACGTTACCGCCAGGAAGAATTTTATGACCGGCTAAAAAGTAAAGCACAAACAACCTGCCGGCTTCTGGTAAAGGTGAAGGGTATTGACAAAGATCTTTTGAAGATCATTGACAAAAATACCCTGACGGAAATGCTTGATGAAAAAGTATTGATTTTCAATAGTAAAGATGAATTGGTTTATTCGAGCGTTGACGACAAACTGATCACGTATCACGCTGAATTACTGAAAGAAGTAAGAGCAAATAAGGAAATGGAATTTTTGCAGGATGACAGCGAAACCATTGGCTTACTTTATCAGGAAGGTGATGAACCGCTTGTGGTACTGGCATCTGCTTTTGACAAATTCGGACGTAACAAACTTGATAATCTTTTACAGATCCTCGCCTGGGGTCTTGTTGGTGGTATCGGGTTAACCGTGGCACTGGGTATTTATTTTGCCAGTAATTCCCTGAAACCCATTAGTTTGATCAATCAGCAGGTTTCACAGATCACGGCGCATAATCTTGCGCAAAAGCTGGATGAGGGAAACCGGAAAGATGAAATTGCCCAGCTTGCAATTAATTTTAATACTGTACTCGACCGGCTCAACAAAGCTTTTGAACAACAAAAAAGTTTTGTTTCACACGCCTCCCACGAACTGCGAACGCCTCTGGCAGCGCTAAAATCAGAGATCCAGCTTGGCCAGCGTTTCACCAAAAATAATCCTGAACTGGAAGAGGTTTTTGAAAATCTATTTTCTGATACAGAGCGGCTAATAAGCATTACCAATAACCTACTTTTCCTGGCCCGGTCCATTGAAAATATGGGCAATATGAAGTCAACTTCGGTCCGGATTGAAGATATTGCTTTTCTGGCAAAGGAGGAGATTCTTTCTTCTTTCCCCAATTATAATATCCTGATCGATTATATCTCAATTCCTGAAAATGAGAATGATACGGTGATCGACGGAAATGAAGAATTACTAAAACGTGTGCTTCTAAACCTGATCGATAACGCCTGCAAATATTCTTCCAATCATACAGCTCGTGTTTTGATTGACACAAATGAATCAAATTGCGTTGTTAAGGTTATAGATGAAGGGATTGGTATCAGTCAGGAAGACATCCCTTATCTTTTTGACCCGTTTTATAGATCGTCTCACACCAGCGAAGTACCTGGCTTTGGTATCGGGCTTTCCATTTGTCAGCGCATTATTGATCTGCACCACGGTACCATAAAAGTAACCAGTGAGTTGGGGAAAGGAAGCGAATTTCAGGTCAGTTTGAGGCATGTTTAG
- a CDS encoding TolC family protein, with amino-acid sequence MRTYFTVLLLFFTISLRAQDTLRLTIRQADSIFLQKNLDILAEKYQIDISKSQEIQDKLWANPTLSLELSAYNHSRGAFDVGRQGQKAVTIQQLITTAGKRNKRVALDMESTRKTEFQFYDLIRTLKFELREMFFETYYLSQTIALYDTQIATLNTTVTAFDKEYNRQNISLKEVVRLKALLFQLTNDRANIVFELSDNQRDLRTLLNTELPVKPVVDSTDISRYQLRNYNLTLLRDRALQSRSDLKVAESATKQAELNYTLQKSLAVPDLQIGGIYDQASNYVNNYFGLNLAMDLPFFNRNQGNIRAAKTNISYFKTAETAKQNSINNEVNAALQKVFVAEKAYQGVESQFTNQFKLLSKGFYDNFQKRNITLLEFIDFIETYNESIKEFNRLQADRIKVYEELNFVVGEELFN; translated from the coding sequence ATGCGAACTTACTTCACCGTACTCTTACTTTTTTTCACTATCAGTTTACGAGCCCAGGATACGCTCCGGCTCACGATCCGGCAAGCGGACAGTATTTTCTTACAAAAAAACCTTGACATCTTAGCGGAAAAGTATCAGATCGATATTTCCAAATCCCAGGAAATTCAGGACAAACTTTGGGCTAATCCCACACTTTCACTTGAACTAAGTGCTTACAACCATTCACGTGGTGCTTTTGACGTTGGCCGCCAAGGACAAAAAGCGGTAACAATCCAGCAATTAATCACCACTGCCGGAAAAAGAAATAAGCGTGTTGCACTGGACATGGAATCTACCAGAAAAACGGAATTTCAGTTTTACGATCTGATCAGAACGCTGAAATTTGAGCTCCGGGAAATGTTTTTCGAAACCTATTATCTGAGCCAGACCATTGCGCTGTACGATACGCAGATTGCAACGTTGAACACAACCGTAACTGCATTTGACAAAGAATACAACCGCCAGAATATTTCGCTGAAAGAAGTGGTACGTTTAAAAGCACTTCTTTTCCAGCTTACCAATGACCGGGCGAATATTGTTTTCGAGCTGTCGGATAATCAGCGCGATTTGAGGACATTATTGAATACTGAGCTTCCTGTAAAACCGGTTGTTGACAGTACGGATATCAGCCGGTACCAGTTAAGAAATTATAATCTGACACTTCTTCGAGACAGAGCTCTTCAAAGCCGGTCAGATTTGAAAGTAGCTGAATCTGCTACCAAACAGGCGGAACTTAATTATACCTTACAAAAATCACTGGCAGTTCCTGATTTGCAAATCGGCGGAATTTATGACCAGGCAAGTAATTACGTCAACAACTATTTCGGATTAAATCTTGCTATGGATTTGCCTTTTTTTAATAGAAACCAGGGAAATATCCGGGCCGCAAAAACCAATATATCCTACTTCAAAACAGCCGAAACTGCCAAGCAGAACAGTATCAACAATGAGGTTAATGCAGCGTTGCAAAAAGTTTTTGTAGCTGAAAAAGCTTATCAGGGCGTTGAAAGCCAATTTACCAATCAGTTCAAATTACTGAGCAAAGGCTTCTATGACAATTTCCAGAAACGGAATATTACGCTGCTTGAATTTATTGACTTCATCGAGACTTACAACGAAAGCATCAAAGAGTTTAACCGGTTGCAAGCGGACCGGATAAAGGTATATGAAGAGCTCAATTTCGTAGTTGGCGAGGAGCTTTTTAATTAA